In Arachis hypogaea cultivar Tifrunner chromosome 2, arahy.Tifrunner.gnm2.J5K5, whole genome shotgun sequence, a genomic segment contains:
- the LOC112745528 gene encoding remorin 4.2 has product MFCRFLWNIGVAAGSSENLSTMSREFSALVLAGSSIDHNNSPMNDPPNHGGTEGSRNLERIREDDDDNDYDNQLRTMMMEETNPLAIVPDNNPLDPVTSSSPMRHGGGGGGGMMVGGVTISGQSEVWVQRVKKEEIEAKIAAWQNAKVAKINNRFKREDSVISGWENEQLQKTTSWMNKVERKLEEKRAKALEKMQNEVAKAHRKAEERRASAEAKRGTKVARVLEVASLMKALGRTPTKRSFF; this is encoded by the exons atGTTTTGCAGGTTTTTGTGGAACATAGGTGTTGCTGCAGGTTCGAGTGAGAACTTGAGTACCATGAGCAGGGAATTCAGCGCTCTCGTTCTTGCAGGATCGAGCATCGACCACAACAACAGCCCAATGAATGACCCTCCAAATCATGGCGGAACTGAAGGAAGCAGAAACTTGGAGAGGATTcgagaagatgatgatgacaatGATTACGATAATCAACTGAGGACGATGATGATGGAGGAGACGAACCCTCTGGCAATCGTGCCGGATAACAACCCCTTAGACCCGGTGACTTCTTCTTCGCCGATGAGGCACGGTGGCGGTGGCGGCGGAGGAATGATGGTGGGTGGTGTTACGATCAGTGGGCAGAGCGAAGTGTGGGTGCAGAGAGTGAAGAAGGAGGAGATTGAAGCGAAGATTGCCGCGTGGCAAAACGCTAAGGTTGCTAAGATCAACAACAGAttcaagagggaagattctgtgaTCAGCGGGTGGGAGAATGAGCAACTTCAGAAAACCACTTCATGGATGAACAAAGTTGAG AGGAAGCTGGAGGAGAAAAGAGCAAAAGCACTTGAAAAAATGCAGAATGAAGTAGCAAAAGCTCATCGGAAAGCAGAGGAGAGAAGGGCATCAGCAGAAGCTAAAAGGGGAACTAAAGTTGCTAGGGTTCTTGAGGTTGCAAGCCTTATGAAAGCACTAGGAAGAACTCCTACCAAAAGATCCTTCTTTTAA